One segment of Malassezia restricta chromosome V, complete sequence DNA contains the following:
- a CDS encoding polyketide synthase, producing MTTQQLHENDRQPSLSVVGIGLRLPGARDKREFFELLKEGRSAISRVPDNRWNPDRMTAPGGIPGKVVTDLGGFVEPHTDIDLLEFGISPAEAKSLDPHQAMLVEGVFQALEDSGVHYRGTNTGVFVTGSPDVHNLGNDMYNMGPYSATGAAFSMQANRLSYMFDLRGPSVYLDTACSSSITCLHLARTAILRGDCDMAVVAAVNVILAPHASLSFSTLGTLSPTGICHTFDSSADGYSRGEGCTVIILQRTKDAIDRGSHIYAEITGTSINANGKGKSITMPDGPQQKAATYAAYRDAGREPHEAAYVECHGTGTPVGDPIEANAVGEVFTPGRADGDYLRIGSAKTNVGHLEPAAGLVGLIKNCYTLDMGLMLPHLHFKNPTPRIRWNEFKIKVQTETEPLPPSKLTKEGKFIVSLSSFGFGGANSHTVMERVPNKEPGNKTVALTDKDPMLISVGALSNRAVTKLSESLQEVWPGIKDPLKASLLARTMTERARGHPNTAFAVASMGEPLSFSDTMVTSTPDLNPIKAFVFCGQGPQHEHMGVHMYTRFAAFRNSVNASFEMVAKFHKKNFQDEYGLFNPELNGKVAKTDKGDWKVECIVIAITIFQIALFDLWVDLGVQPDVVLGHSVGEIAAMYASGALTHEKAIRTAIARSNALSLLDTIDGQMAALGMSRQEAEQLIQRIMKENGTDTGLWVSASNSTNAVAVSGKTSLLEQVVADCESKQTFARLLRVGGPYHSPMVSPCGEPFLKEVSPVINNGENIPKTRFISTVEGRMHEPGRNLDAQYCWQNVSRPVMFRESIEALNEYRKKEDRGLLIIEIAPHTVLGSYMDEILRAANAENTTIVASGRRPNYKKGETGATKVEITQLLTAVGTSIQSGVRDLKVYKLYSDEFIDMPMGANATLDELPSYPFLPLKKAPHETNIFEYVRCHPPVPPLATGMIRINAQTHSWTKGHKIRGTIVFPGAGYAEAALENGARTITNMRILRAFVLEEEGAPKHAQFKLTGINNGWEFRSSGKGAFNDTGLLYDQLHASGQMWPESTPIGPANIKELFGDNWIEDFDIIMDGETFYSRLRPNGSMHTGAFGLINEVRGSTKREDDYLAFVDVPEDLWTSHEAYGMVFHPGLLDSAFLCTWIPALSFEGQKLGVDAFLPNHLDILSVRGTVDEIHNAKRLVLHVQTLISNDTDIKHNVLMFDRDTGKTLAFLKGLECKRIKDTGRVREGYTESWEPRAFDASPSLMEACTMETSVASKFLENMKGDDQSGVVSEALKLGSVSGTPLQDALFDVPSVSLELNDGMVALVDRLIMSSVSKTPRRVFRVLEMYARHRKVSMQPIVAMMERRGIYVDLVRLNVANDLRGSDEFLTGPYDISASVEEFERAVPASFDVAIASDVLRVSSDIKSTMQSIEELLVPGGVAMYCEVTPSTPFGKLFYSQAPAPLSSLSLQPFGASPLFSLGYVRRDEKAWPAIPAIPSKPSADESSLFSSLSDDELVYFHQLGTEYLLPQAVRDFYKTDTPVGKVWIVADDTVEGAAALGLAGTLTNEMLTVKGIYIAVDPSMPRVQRAGLLDLLHDHEEEGSLEMFNAIRNGRLYGRRLVKQPEVQPANLGRRDWVLENIQGQTASIKTLAPHMHFVPNPSDHDVIVQTDAVALNFKNVLSAIGLLPAEDCLSEFSGIVREVGPKVTRVRVGDRVMGTSGGVREGIVATASEFAMTKVPANMTPLQAAAFPIAYGTVWHGLVQLAQIRPGETILIHAAAGGVGLCAIQIAQRHGLEVFCTVSSKEKRDFIHNHLGVPYENMANSRSIGEWTQGGRDWLAKRGKTGFDVVLNSLQGLALQAGIDVLGYLGRFVDISKRDHLAGNPMSMSSFLKAINYIAVELGLLGRHAPERMASLLDEVAAVHAREPFKVMYNHVFEGAKGLIESYELMESGKHIGKIVTDLSACCQEQASEKLWDPTHIFDPRKSYVLVGGCGGLGPRLAGFLINYGARNIIMTGRRGHISRSDRLALERLVSDPAFPHVTIKIMAADALKPEAMRDVFATANSLGPLGGIFLMSVVLRDDQFLNMDKEKFDTVMNSKIGALNVIRNTIDIDALDFLFLFSSTSALFFNPGQINYNAAQTYFNRFACEHKNVISYAVPAISDIGVYAELRSRSSSAAMKVMDALACPSRELCESVMHSLGRCMLGGSNHAGYFIQTTQWDIMNEISLANAWSISHLLEHHDDDGDKQDESVEDADPVGVLVGKLLNVDITTVDDTMFLSTLGLDSLSASKLSAILLAEFGTTFTQLQLLGPVSVSTLRQVVAETQAAKEGDAAAPAKKGGAPSKSKQAKSKAKTPTDKGVDNSALLAFDYASQPDKLDDLRPSLDGLVPFDPSVLSPDREPKVLVTGATGYMGATVLESVLEAFPLAKVYALVRGVSSAEAGLTRIKEVATKRHLKTLNHIGRVTAVPGDASKPKLGISNAEYAVLASELDLIVHAAGKADHLMGYQAIVNDNVLSTLEVLRLASEQKVKAVVNIGSTNMWLSFSNKEKNDEVIKEDVDLDALSTGLFNGYSQSKWVSEQLCLRASKRGVPVITVRPGVLGGNARSKYVPNEDSFMWRMFVGCQQLGYVPNLSSSAMTETPADWFSEIFGKLISSPRTWKSNYHAFHIRNERPVEMDTMPTLAGHTRPKAVSHDAWVDAFNKEASNPHSTNLLTPLRHFVAKGELAHLPHFDQSRTKEVLGDAWSECPPYQFDFAL from the coding sequence ATGACTACGCAGCAACTCCATGAAAATGACCGGCAACCTAGTCTTTCGGTCGTCGGTATTGGTCTTCGCCTACCTGGTGCCCGCGACAAGAGGGAGTTCTTTGAGCTGCTGAAGGAAGGAAGATCCGCCATTTCTCGCGTGCCTGACAACCGCTGGAACCCTGATCGCATGACTGCACCCGGAGGTATTCCAGGAAAGGTAGTCACGGACCTAGGTGGCTTTGTTGAACCGCACACCGACATTGACCTACTTGAGTTCGGTATCTCGCCCGCAGAGGCCAAGTCGCTTGACCCTCATCAGGCCATGCTGGTTGAAGGCGTCTTCCAGGCTCTAGAAGACTCGGGTGTGCATTACCGTGGCACCAACACGGGTGTGTTTGTGACTGGTTCACCAGATGTTCACAACCTCGGCAACGATATGTACAACATGGGCCCCTACAGTGCTACAGGAGCCGCTTTCTCAATGCAGGCCAACCGTCTGTCGTACATGTTCGACCTGCGTGGTCCCTCGGTGTACCTTGATACTGCTTGTTCATCGAGTATTACGTGTCTTCACCTTGCTCGCACGGCGATTTTACGTGGCGATTGTGACATGGCTGTAGTTGCCGCTGTGAATGTCATTCTGGCACCACacgcgtcgctgtcgtTCTCGACACTGGGTACTCTGTCGCCTACAGGTATCTGCCACACGTTCGACTCATCGGCTGATGGATACTCCCGTGGCGAGGGCTGCACCGTCATTATTCTTCAGCGTACCAAGGATGCTATCGACAGGGGCAGCCACATTTACGCTGAGATTACTGGTACTTCCATCAATGCGAACGGTAAGGGTAAGTCGATCACGATGCCTGATGGCCCGCAACAAAAGGCTGCTACGTACGCAGCATACCGCGACGCGGGACGTGAGCCACACGAGGCTGCATACGTTGAATGTCACGGTACGGGCACGCCTGTGGGTGACCCCATTGAAGCCAACGCTGTCGGTGAGGTGTTTACGCCGGGACGGGCTGATGGCGATTATCTCCGCATTGGCTCAGCTAAGACGAATGTTGGTCACTTGGAGCCAGCTGCTGGTCTGGTCGGTCTGATCAAGAACTGCTACACGCTCGACATGGGTCTTATGCTGCCCCATTTGCACTTTAAGAACCCCACTCCTCGTATTCGCTGGAATGAGTTCAAGATTAAGGTGCAGACGGAAACTGAGCCCCTGCCACCCAGCAAGTTGACGAAAGAAGGCAAGTTTATCGTGTCGCTCTCATCGTTTGGTTTCGGCGGTGCCAACAGTCACACTGTTATGGAGCGTGTGCCGAATAAGGAGCCTGGCAACAAAACAGTCGCGCTGACGGACAAGGACCCGATGTTGATTTCGGTGGGTGCCCTTTCAAACCGTGCTGTGACGAAACTCTCTGAGTCTTTGCAGGAAGTTTGGCCTGGCATCAAGGACCCTCTTAAGGCTTCGCTTTTGGCGCGCACCATGACGGAGCGTGCTCGTGGTCACCCCAACACAGCATTTGCCGTGGCTTCTATGGGTGAGCCGCTGTCATTCTCTGACACAATGGTTACGTCGACTCCCGACTTGAATCCGATCAAGGCATTTGTTTTCTGTGGTCAGGGTCCtcagcacgagcacatggGTGTGCACATGTACACTCGCTTTGCTGCGTTCCGTAACTCTGTGAATGCTAGTTTCGAGATGGTGGCCAAGTTCCACAAGAAAAACTTCCAGGACGAGTACGGTTTGTTCAACCCAGAACTGAACGGCAAGGTGGCCAAGACCGACAAGGGTGACTGGAAGGTCGAGTGCATTGTCATTGCCATCACTATTTTCCAAATTGCCCTGTTCGATTTGTGGGTCGACCTCGGTGTGCAGCCCGATGTCGTCCTGGGTCACTCGGTTGGTGAGATTGCAGCAATGTATGCTTCAGGTGCTCTGACCCATGAAAAAGCTATTCGTACGGCTATTGCACGTTCGAATGCTCTTTCGCTGCTTGACACGATCGATGGACAGATGGCTGCGCTTGGTATGAGCCGACAAGAGGCTGAGCAGCTCATTCAGCGTATTATGAAAGAGAATGGCACTGATACAGGTTTGTGGGTTTCTGCCTCGAACTCGACCAACGCTGTTGCAGTTTCGGGTAAGACAAGCTTGTTGGAGCAGGTTGTGGCGGACTGTGAGTCGAAGCAAACCTTTGCCCGTCTCTTGCGTGTCGGTGGTCCATACCACTCTCCGATGGTATCGCCATGTGGTGAACCTTTCCTCAAGGAGGTGTCGCCCGTCATTAATAATGGCGAGAACATTCCCAAGACCCGATTTATTTCAACGGTTGAGGgtcgcatgcacgagccTGGCCGCAATCTCGACGCCCAGTACTGCTGGCAGAATGTCAGTCGTCCTGTCATGTTCCGTGAGTCGATTGAGGCACTCAACGAATACCGCAAGAAGGAGGACCGTGGCTTACTGATCATCGAGATTGCGCCTCACACGGTGCTTGGCTCGTACATGGATGAAATCCTGCGTGCCGCCAATGCAGAAAACACCACGATCGTGGCATCTGGTCGCCGCCCCAACTACAAGAAAGGCGAGACAGGCGCTACCAAGGTTGAGATCACGCAACTCCTTACGGCCGTTGGCACCTCGATTCAGTCTGGTGTGCGCGACCTGAAGGTTTACAAGCTTTACAGTGACGAATTTATTGACATGCCTATGGGAGCTAACGCGACGCTCGATGAACTGCCATCGTACCCATTCCTGCCGCTCAAGAAGGCGCCACATGAAACGAACATTTTCGAATACGTGCGATGCCACCCACCTGTGCCGCCACTGGCGACCGGTATGATTCGCATTAATGCGCAAACACACTCTTGGACCAAGGGTCACAAGATTCGTGGCACGATTGTATTCCCTGGTGCTGGTTACGCCGAAGCCGCACTTGAAAATGGCGCTCGCACTATCACCAACATGCGTATCCTGCGTGCATTTGTACTTGAAGAAGAGGGCGCACCAAAGCACGCCCAATTCAAGCTCACGGGTATCAACAATGGCTGGGAATTCCGCTCGTCGGGTAAAGGTGCGTTCAACGACACGGGTCTCTTGTACGACCAACTGCATGCCAGCGGTCAGATGTGGCCCGAAAGTACGCCAATTGGTCCAGCAAATATCAAGGAGCTGTTTGGTGACAATTGGATTGAGGACTTTGACATTATTATGGACGGCGAGACATTTTATTCGCGTCTGCGCCCGAACGGCTCTATGCACACGGGAGCGTTTGGTCTGATCAACGAAGTTCGTGGTTCTACGAAGCGTGAAGATGACTACCTGGCATTTGTCGATGTGCCAGAAGACCTGTGGACAAGTCATGAAGCGTACGGCATGGTATTCCACCCAGGTTTGCTTGACTCGGCATTCCTTTGCACGTGGATTCCTGCCTTGTCATTTGAGGGTCAAAAGCTTGGTGTGGACGCTTTCCTACCGAATCATCTCGATATTTTATCGGTTCGCGGAACAGTGGATGAGATTCACAACGCTAAGCGCTTGGTCCTGCACGTTCAGACTCTTATCAGCAACGACACCGACATTAAGCACAATGTGCTCATGTTTGACCGTGATACAGGCAAGACGTTAGCCTTCCTCAAGGGTCTCGAGTGTAAGCGTATCAAGGACACGGGACGAGTTCGTGAGGGCTACACGGAAAGTTGGGAGCCGCGTGCGTTTGACGCCTCGCCCTCGCTCATGGAGGCTTGTACGATGGAGACAAGCGTGGCGTCTAAGTTCCTCGAGAACATGAAAGGTGATGATCAGTCAGGTGTGGTCTCTGAAGCCCTTAAGCTGGGCTCGGTGTCTGGTACACCACTCCAGGATGCCCTGTTTGACGTGCCGAGTGTGTCACTTGAGCTTAACGACGGTATGGTTGCCCTGGTTGATCGCCTGATAATGTCGTCGGTGAGCAAAACACCGCGTCGCGTATTCCGTGTACTCGAAATGTACGCGCGCCACCGCAAGGTAAGCATGCAGCCGATCGTGGCTATGATGGAGCGTCGAGGCATTTATGTGGACCTCGTCCGCCTCAACGTTGCTAATGACCTGCGTGGAAGTGACGAGTTCCTCACCGGTCCCTATGATATTTCCGCATCCGTGGAGGAATTCGAACGTGCGGTGCCCGCTTCGTTCGACGTTGCGATTGCTTCTGACGTGTTGCGTGTGTCAAGTGACATCAAGTCAACGATGCAAAGCATCGAGGAACTGCTTGTCCCTGGTGGTGTGGCGATGTATTGCGAGGtcacgccgtcgacgccattTGGTAAGCTGTTTTACAGTCaagcgccggcgccgctcTCTTCTTTGAGTCTGCAACCGTTCGGGGCAAGCCCGCTTTTCTCGCTTGGCTACGTGCGTCGTGACGAGAAGGCTTGGCCGGCGATTCCCGCCATCCCCAGCAAGCCATCAGCGGACGAGAGCAGCTTGTTCAGCTCACTGTCTGACGATGAGCTCGTGTACTTCCATCAACTTGGCACTGAGTATCTCCTCCCACAGGCCGTGCGTGACTTTTATAAGACTGACACGCCGGTCGGCAAAGTGTGGATCGTGGCGGACGATACAGTCGAaggtgctgctgcgttGGGTCTCGCAGGCACCTTGACCAACGAGATGCTTACTGTCAAGGGCATCTACATTGCTGTTGACCCAAGCATGCCGCGTGTCCAGCGTGCTGGTCTCCTCGATCTTTTGCATGATCATGAGGAAGAGGGCTCGCTTGAGATGTTTAACGCGATTCGCAATGGTCGTTTGTACGGACGTCGTCTGGTCAAGCAGCCCGAGGTGCAGCCCGCGAACCTTGGCCGCCGCGACTGGGTACTGGAAAACATCCAAGGCCAGACCGCCAGTATCAAGACCTTGGCTCCCCACATGCACTTCGTACCGAACCCGTCGGACCACGATGTGATTGTGCAGACAGATGCTGTGGCTCTCAACTTTAAGAACGTGCTTTCGGCTATTGGTCTGCTGCCTGCCGAAGACTGCTTGTCTGAGTTCTCTGGCATTGTGCGTGAGGTCGGCCCCAAGGTAACACGTGTGCGTGTTGGTGACCGTGTGATGGGCACATcgggcggcgtgcgcgaaGGTATCGTGGCGACGGCTTCTGAGTTTGCTATGACCAAGGTGCCTGCGAACATGACGCCACTTCAAGCTGCTGCTTTCCCCATTGCCTACGGCACCGTGTGGCACGGCCTGGTGCAGCTTGCTCAGATCCGTCCGGGTGAGACAATCCTGATTCACGCTGCCGCCGGTGGTGTGGGTCTGTGTGCCATCCAGATCGCTCAGCGTCACGGACTTGAAGTCTTCTGCACGGTGTCTTCGAAGGAGAAGCGTGACTTTATCCATAACCACCTTGGCGTGCCGTACGAAAATATGGCCAACTCGCGCTCCATCGGCGAGTGGACCCAGGGCGGTCGTGACTGGCTTGCTAAGCGTGGTAAGACTGGCTTCGACGTTGTGCTGAACTCGCTGCAAGGTTTGGCTCTGCAGGCGGGTATTGATGTGCTCGGATATCTTGGTCGTTTCGTCGATATCTCGAAGCGTGACCACCTTGCCGGCAATCCTATGTCGATGAGCAGCTTCCTCAAGGCCATCAACTACATCGCTGTCGAGCTGGGTCTGCTGggacgccatgcgcccGAGCGCATGGCTTCGCTTCTTGACGAGGTCGCTGCTGTGCATGCTCGTGAGCCATTCAAAGTTATGTACAACCACGTCTTCGAGGGCGCCAAGGGTCTCATTGAGTCGTACGAGCTTATGGAGTCAGGTAAGCACATCGGTAAGATTGTGACAGACTTGTCTGCGTGCTGCCAAGAGCAGGCCTCCGAGAAACTGTGGGACCCAACTCATATTTTCGACCCACGCAAGTCGTACGTGCTTGTCGGTGGCTGTGGTGGTCTTGGACCACGTCTGGCTGGTTTCTTGATCAACTACGGCGCACGCAACATTATTATGACTGGTCGTCGAGGTCACATTAGTCGCTCGGACCGCCTGGCTCTCGAGCGTCTTGTCAGTGACCCGGCGTTCCCGCACGTCACGATCAAGATCATGGCAGCTGATGCACTCAAGCCTGAGGCGATGAGAGACGTTTTCGCCACAGCCAACTCGCTTGGCCCATTGGGCGGTATATTCCTCATGTCAgtggtgctgcgcgacgatcAATTCCTCAATATGGACAAGGAGAAGTTTGATACTGTTATGAACTCCAAGATTGGTGCCCTCAATGTAATCCGTAACACTATCGACATTGATGCACTCGATTTCTTGTTCTTGTTCTCGTCGACCTCGGCCCTCTTCTTCAACCCAGGTCAAATCAACTACAATGCTGCGCAGACGTACTTCAACCGCTTTGCTTGTGAGCACAAGAATGTGATCTCCTACGCCGTCCCGGCCATTTCAGATATTGGTGTGTACGCTGAGTTGCGTTCACGTTCGTCGAGTGCTGCTATGAAGGTTATGGATGCTCTTGCTTGCCCGTCTCGTGAATTGTGTGAGTCAGTGATGCACTCGCTCGGTCGCTGCATGCTGGGCGGTTCGAACCACGCCGGCTACTTTATACAGACCACGCAATGGGACATCATGAACGAGATCTCGCTCGCTAACGCCTGGAGTATCTCTCATCTCTTGGAGCATCACGATGATGACGGTGACAAGCAAGATGAAAGCGTGGAAGACGCTGACCCAGTCGGTGTGCTTGTGGGTAAACTGCTCAACGTTGATATCACCACGGTCGATGACACTATGTTCCTCTCGACGCTGGGTCTGGACTCGCTGTCAGCCTCGAAGTTGAGTGCCATCCTGCTCGCCGAGTTCGGCACGACATTCACGCAGCTCCAGCTCCTCGGTCCTGTGTCGgtgtcgacgctgcgacAAGTTGTGGCTGAGACGCAGGCTGCCAAGGAGGGtgacgctgctgctccgGCTAAGAAGGGTGGCGCCCCCAGTAAGAGCAAGCAAGCTAAGAGCAAGGCCAAGACGCCTACCGACAAAGGCGTGGACAACAGTGCTCTTTTGGCCTTTGACTATGCGTCGCAGCCTGACAAGCTTGACGACTTGCGTCCATCTCTCGACGGTCTTGTGCCTTTCGATCCGAGTGTTCTCTCGCCTGACCGTGAGCCCAAGGTACTAGTCACGGGTGCGACTGGGTACATGGGTGCCACAGTGCTTGAATCGGTGCTCGAGGCATTCCCACTCGCAAAGGTGTACGCCTTGGTGCGTGGTGTGTCCTCGGCAGAGGCCGGTCTGACGCGCATAAAGGAGGTGGCTACTAAGCGCCACCTCAAGACACTCAACCATATTGGCCGCGTGACAGCTGTGCCTGGTGACGCGAGCAAGCCCAAGCTAGGCATTTCGAACGCCGAGTATGCCGTGCTCGCTAGCGAGTTGGATTTGATTGTGCATGCCGCCGGCAAGGCCGACCACCTGATGGGCTACCAGGCCATTGTGAATGACAATGTTTTATCGACTCTCGAAGTCCTTCGCCTCGCCTCTGAGCAAAAGGTCAAGGCTGTTGTCAACATCGGTTCGACCAACATGTGGCTTTCGTTCTCGAACAAGGAGAAGAACGATGAGGTGATTAAGGAAGACGTGGACCTTGACGCGCTAAGCACGGGCTTGTTCAACGGCTACTCACAGAGCAAGTGGGTATCGGAGCAGCTTTGTCTACGTGCCAGCAAGCGTGGCGTGCCGGTCATTACGGTGCGTCCTGGTGTACTGGGTGGTAATGCCCGCTCCAAGTACGTGCCAAATGAGGACAGCTTCATGTGGCGCATGTTTGTGGGCTGTCAACAGCTTGGCTATGTTCCCAACTTGAGCTCCAGTGCGATGACCGAGACGCCTGCGGACTGGTTCTCTGAGATCTTTGGTAAACTCATCTCGTCGCCGCGCACGTGGAAGAGCAACTACCATGCATTCCATATCCGCAACGAACGTCCGGTCGAAATGGACACCATGCCTACTTTGGCGGGCCACACACGCCCTAAGGCCGTGTCGCACGATGCTTGGGTCGATGCCTTTAACAAGGAAGCCAGCAACCCACACTCGACGAACCTTTTGACACCTCTGCGTCACTTTGTGGCTAAGGGCGAGCTGGCTCACCTACCACACTTTGACCAATCGCGTACGAAGGAGGTTCTGGGTGACGCTTGGAGCGAATGCCCACCATACCAATTTGACTTTGCACTTTGA